The following DNA comes from Desulfitibacter sp. BRH_c19.
CTTACTATAGTGTCGTGTCCCTTTAGTATTGATTGTCTCATCAGCTCAAGATGACCCTGGTGAAAATATCCCATGGTAGGAACAAACCCAATGCTACTACCTTTCTTTTTTAATTCATTGATATAATCCTTAGTTTCTCTTATATTTTTTAATATTTCCATTGTATTTATATCACCTCTAATTAAAAATACTTCAGGAAAAACCTGAAGCTACCTTCATGGGAATTTCCGTCTCTTGCCATTAGGCTTAAAGCGGCTTTTTGTTTATCTTCTTTACGGTAATTTAAGATCTTAAGCTTAGTATGCTAAGTTACGAAACTATTTAGTATGGTTCATGTAGATACCATCTAAAGGTATTTTATCATAAATGCCACATCTAACCAATAACCTCAGTTATTTATAAGGTAAATATTAAGAAAAAGTGATTTTTTATGAATATAAGGTGTAATTACTTTAAAAACATGGTAGGATAATAATCAGGGTTATAAAAGGGGTGAATAAACATGGATATGATCACACACTCCCTGGCAGGATTGGCTTTAGGGACATTATCTGGTGATCCTTTATCGTTAACTAATCCAATTTATCTAAGTTCAATGTTAGGCTCAATAGCCCCGGATTTTGATGTGCTCTGGGGATATAAAAAAATGAAACGGAGAAGGGACTTGCCCAGCTGGTTACAGCATCGTGCAATTACCCATTCTCTAGTTGGAATGCCCATTATTGCAGCTACCATTGCCTTTGGTCTGCATTTAATATTTGCTCAAACAAATTTCTGGCTTCTTTTTTTATTTTCGCTCATTGGAATATCGTCGCATAGTCTATTAGACTTAATGAATTGCTATGGAGTAAACATATTGTGGCCCTTAAAGAAAAAAGCCTACTCACTAAATATAGTGCCACTAATTGATCCTATATTGATATCATTTTTCTTAATAATGATAGGCTCTGTCAATTATATTAAAACTCTTCCACCTGCACTTTTCTTAACAATGGTATCTTATCTAATGTTAAGATGGATATTTTTTTCACGTACAAGAAATGCTATGTCTTTATATTACGCAGTAACACCAAATGCTATCCAAATGATACCACCACCTGTTAGCTTACGAAAATGGGATTTCTCTATAAATGAGGTTGATGATATATCAGGTCAAGTTGTATGTTTTCCAAGGTTTAGTGTTATGGAAGAAGAAAATAAATAGAAACGAAATAACCAATTGAAACGTAAAGAGTCAGCCTCCCAAGCTGACTCTTTTTTACACTATTATTTAAACTATCAAAAAGTATGTTAAGCCAAGTTTTCTTTACTAGCTTCTAAATATATTGTTTGCTAGCTTTTGATAACCTCTTACATTGGCGTGTTGCGACCCTTCAACCAGCTTCATATTTGGAAAATTCTTTAGGATAAAGCTACTCAAAGCTTGGCCTCCACCACCTGTCATGAATATAACATCAAAATCACGGTAATTCCATAATGAATTTATATCAAGGACAATCTTGTTAGCTATTTTTTCATATACCTCATTTTTAATATAAGTGATATCCTGATTTTTACCTGCTAATTTTAACCAACCACTTTCAAGGATTTCATCTAATTCAAAAACCTCTTTGTCGATTCCATATTCCTTTCTAAAGTAATTGGCAATCATTCTATACGCACTTGATAATGCAGTAGTATTAGAGAAACTCAAATGTTCAACAAGTTCCACCTGGTTAATAGCTGCAAATCCAGTAGTTTTGTAGCCTACATCTATAACACCTATCATCATATCTGCTAAATCCTTATTGATGACTCCACCTGAGTTATTGAGCATCTGATCATATAAAGTTCCAAAGGGTTGGGGTATTATATGTACCTTTTTAATACTAAAGTTTTTTACCTTTTCAGTCCTATCGCCTACAAAAGTCACTTCATGGTGTCCGACAAGCTTATCAGCCCAATCTCGTTGTTCAGAAAACTGATTAATAGGCAGTCCAGTAACAATATTGAATGATTCATTGTCCCATTTGTTCAACATACCGACACTAGTGAGCATTAAAATCTTTGAATTATTATCATTAACTTTTTGCAAATTCAGGGAACGAGATGCTATATCACTTTGTCTAAGGGCCAGTTCCCCTACAAAGTAAGACTCTTTATCTACTTTAACAGCTATGTTCTTTGTTTCCACATTTTCTTTGGCAAATTTAAGTGAAGAACTATACTGAAGCTCTCTACCTATACCTACAATACTAGGAAATTTGATTTCACCAACGGAATCGATTAGTTTGACATAACCATACCCCAAATCAATCCCTATATTCTTTTGAGATGCTTCAAAGTTTTTCTCCGACCTCTGGGCGTGCTGCATTTCATTAGAATTTTCAACAATATCTTCTGTTATTTCCGATTTATTTGCAAAATTAAACATTATATCCCCCCAAACCTTTTGGGTAAAACGTATCATATTATTATAAATTTATACATAGGACTATAGTCCTATTTGTCCCAAATTTTAGAAAAAATTAAAGGAACCCGTGTGGTTCCTTTAATCATTGTCCAATATTTATCCAAAGTATTCTATATGGTTAAGACCCCTACTTCTCAATTCCTCGTTGTTCAGCTTTTAGCTGAACGAGTTCACTAAATTTAGTAATCGACAATCTGATAATTAAGAAGTATAAAACAACCTTGCTAACTTTGGAATAGGTGAAACATGTAAGCCTAGCCCCAAACATACATAGCCAACCAGCATATTCATTAGCATTGAACTTGGATTATTTAATGCAATAACAAGGCATGCCCCAATAAACGCAATTATAAATTTTGCTTGAAATGGGGTAGCTTTTTTAAAATTAGGATATTTTATTGTACTAATCATAAGGTATCCTACCAACAGTACTATAGGAATAAAAACCACACTAGGAAGACTTGCTCCAGCCAGAACAAAGGATATCAAAATCCCTCCGCCTGCAGTAATTGGAAGCCCTTTAAAATAATTAGAAGAGTCAGTACTATCTACTGCATTAAAACGGGCTAGTCGTACTGCCCCACATACTGGGAATATGACTGCTACAACCACACCTAGAATACTATATTCTGTCAAGTACATCTGATAAATCAGCAATGAAGGTGTCACTCCAAAGGAAATTAAATCAGCAAGAGAATCTAATTCTTTACCTATTGGATTATCTACTGCAATTTTCCTGGCTAGCCTTCCATCAATACCATCTAATATCATTCCTACAAATATTAAAAATGCTGCAATTACAAATTGCTCCCTAATAATCAAAATGATTGCATAAAAACCTAAAATAAGATTCAATAGTGTTACCGAATTTGGTAACCATGCTCTATTTTTCATCTTTCCACCTCCCCATGATGGTTTCTCCACCCTTAACCCTATCTCCCTTTTTGACCAAAAGTTCTGCTCCAAGTGGTATATATAATTCTGTACATGAACCAAATCTAATTAAGCCTAACTTTTGCCCTTTTTCTAAATTCATGCCTGGTTGTACCCTGCATACAATTCTGCGAGCCACAAAACCAGCTATCTGCACAACTATGGCATTAAATTTTTCACCTTTAATAAATATCTTATTTTTTTCGTTTAGTGTACCTGCTTCTGCTTTGTAAGCTGGTAAAAATTTTCCAGCTGAATAGTGAACTTCACTAACCTCACCTGCAATAGGTGATCTATTAATGTGCACATCGAAAACAGATAGGAATATAGTGATCTTTTTAACCTTGGAGTTAAAAAACTCCCTTTCTTCTACTATATCCACTCCCATTACTTTCCCATCTGCAGGAGAAACTATAGTACTTTTATCCACCAATATGTCCCTATGGGGATCTCTGAAAAACAACACGACTCCCGCAGTCAAAATTCCTAGGAGAATTGCCAAAACAGGTTCCCAAAAAAATACTATAATTGTTGCTACAAAAAAAAATAAAGTAGGGACTATAAACTCTTTATCAAAAGCTATTCTTTTCATCATTTTTCCCCTTGGGTTGATTATTAAAGTTCAAATATATTTGTGATCAATATCTATTATAGAAGAAATATGCTTATAAAGCCAGTAATACTGCCTAAATAATTTCTCTAGATTTTATCCTTAAAAAGTGTAACAATAAGATGTAAGTACTTTTTTAGGAGAAAACCATGAAAAAGCTCAGTATTATAATCTTGTTTTTAGTCATACTTTCCTTAGGCTTTTCTTATTTAATACCCTTGCCCCAAAAGGGTAATGATGGTACTTTTAGCTTTGAAGCCATTTCAAAAAATGACATGGCCTCAAGGCCTACACGTAGTTCTTTCCCAATATATTATATGGAAATTGAAGATGCCAATACACATTTAGCGGCTGAACTAGATATCTTCTTTATAAACTCATGGGGTGAGCCTCTTGATGATATTCAAATTAATCTGCCTGCTAACATGGTAGGCGTAAATAATATAGAGGTATTCTCTTTAAAAATTAATAACAAAAGTGTTAACTTTAAAAGTTATACAGATAAAATTATCATTTATCTACCACATACTATGATGCCAGAAGACACAGTTATTATATCTCTCAGTTTTGAGACTCACTTTAAAAGCAATTTTACTAGGTTTGGCAAATATGATGAGATTTATCTCTTATCTTTATGGTATCCAGTCATAGCACCTAGAATAAAAGACAACTGGGTTAGCTTCCAATGGATTCCACATGCTGATCCCTATTTTTTTGAGACTGCCATATTTGAAATTAACTTATATACTGATAAAGATATTATGTCTCCACATCCATATACCCATACAGGCAACCACTACCGCTTTAAGACTTTACCCATAAGAGATTTTTCTCTGGTAATGGGAACCCTAGCAGGAATAAATCGCAAGATCTATAATGGACCAGAAATTTCCTATTATTCTAGGGACCATAGGATTGATTTAGTTACAAATACACAAGACGTTTTTAACTTCTATAGTGAAAAATTTGGACCATACCCATATTCTTCTCTGGTATTTGTAGATGTTCCAATGGATTATTTTAAGGGTATGGAGTTTTCTGGAATGATATTTCTAAATGAAGATCAGATCATAGATCTATTCACAGTAGCCCATGAAATTGCTCATCAGTGGTGGTATTCTTTAGTTGGTAATGATCAACTAAATGAAAGCTGGATTGATGAAGGTTTGGCAAACTATGCAGCTTACAAATACTGTCAAGAAAAAGGATTGCCGGTAGCAGATATTTTTAAAATCTACTTTTCTTTAGCAGAAAATACTTATAGAGGCTTTCCCATTGTTAGAAAGCTTCAGGATTTTCCTTCTGCCGCCAATTATAGACAAGCAGTCTATTTAAAAGGTGCAAACTTCTGGATACAAGTTGAAGAAATGATAGGTGAAGAGGAAACCTTCAATTATTTAAGAAAAATACAAAATCAATATCAGTATGAAATTATTGATACTGAGATCTTAATACAGGGTTTAGTAGAAGATTATGATCTTAGAGCATCGGATTTGCACAAATTATTAAAGTAGTGAACAATCAACTAACTATTTACTACTTTTCTTGTGAAAAAACTTTCCAAGGATCCAGCTAAAGCTAACTGCCCAGCATATTCCAGAGAGACACCCTTACAATCCACATGGTGCATTGATATATTGCCATGGCTGCTAGCCCAGCTCCTGAAGCCCTAAATACCCTTCTTAGCACTATAATAACTGCCATGAAAGAAAAGGGATTACAACATCCTTGGATCGTCAGAGGATTAACGAGAATTTCAACTATTGTAAATATTTTCAAACAGATTATTTCTGCCTTTTTTAAAATTACCATTGACAAAAGAAGTATCTGTCTCTAAAATAGGTGTAATTAGAATTGATGTCCTCCAGTGGAGGACAATAGCATTTCTTGAGAGAACAGTCTTCTTCTTGTTAGTCAAAATAATTACTACCGAAGGTGGTGTCACATAAAATGAAAAGATTTTTAGCCGATAGAATATCTGGATTAGGCACTGAATCTGCCTTTGAAGTGTTGGCAAGAGCTAGAAAAATAGAAAGCCAAGGAGTAAAGGTTATACATATGGAAATAGGTGAACCAGACTTTTCATCTCCAGCACGTGTGATTGGCTCTGCCGCTAAAGCATTGCATCAGGGCCAAACAAAGTACTGTGCTGCCGGAGGTCTAGCTGCAGTACAGGAAGTAATAGCAGACTATAGTGGAAAGCTTAGAAATATAAAGTTTGAGCCTAGCGAAGTAGTTATAGTTCCAGGTGCAAAACCTATTTTATCCTATACTATGATGGCTTGTGTCAATCCAGGTGATGAGGTTATTTATCCTAATCCTGGGTTCCCAATATATGAATCTCTTATACGTTTTTGCGGTGGAATTCCTGTTCCACTTCCCATAGAGGAAATCGGCGATAATTTTAGTATAGATGTTGATAAACTTGCTAAATTAATCACTCCTAAAACTAAAATGTTAATACTTAACTCTCCCCATAATCCTACAGGGGGCATTTTGACTAATAAGGAGTTATCGGAAATAGCTAAGCTATGTATTAAAAATGACTTGCTGGTATTATCTGATGAAGTCTATAGTAAAATATATTATGATGAGGCACCAACTTCTATAGGATCTTTTCCCGGAATGAAGGAAAGGACCGTCATTGTTGATGGTTTTTCAAAAACATTTTCTATGACAGGTTGGAGGCTTGGTTATGGTCTAATGCCTCAAGAATTAGCACAACATATTAGTCGTTTAATTATTAATTCAAACAGCTGTACAGCTCCCTTTGTGCAAATAGCTGGTGCAGAAGCTATCCTAAACTGCCAGGACGAAACAACTAAAATGGTACAAGAATTTGCAAAAAGACGTGAAATCCTTATAAATGGACTTAACACAATACCAGGCTTATACTGCCATAAACCTAAAGGAGCTTTTTATGCTTTCCCCAATATTACCGGAACAGGAAATACAAGCACAAAATTGGCTCATGATTTGTTAGAAAAAGCTGGAGTGGCAGTTTTGGATGGAGCATCCTTTGGAGAGTATGGGAAAAATTACTTGCGTCTTTCATATGCAACTTCTGTAGACAATATATATGCAGCTCTTAATAGAATTGACTTATTTCTAAATAATAGAAAATTATCTATGATGTAAAACAAAACTTGGCTATCTGATTATTTTTTATGATCTTGCTTGTATACTGATTTTTTGGGTTCTTCTAGCTTATTTGTTTTTTTCTTATATGCTGGTTGTGAAGCAACTCTCTTGAAGAGCATATAAATACTCATTTCCTTGAGATAAACCCAGGATAACCCTCCAAGCATAAGAATTCCCATAGCTCCAACAGCGGGAAATAGATACCTTACAAGGTTAGTAAAACCTAATTGACTGAATCCATAAGCCACAATACTCGTACCAACTATGTATTTCCAGCTAGCTGGGTGATTAGGTGGAATTATCCTGGCTGCAAAGCCATATAAGCTACCTACAGCTGTGGTATAGACCTCCGCAAAGATCACCACAGCAAAAGCCAACTGTATTAATGGAGATATCTGAGAAACAACAAATATCATAGGTATTGAAAACTCTCCCGCTTGGGGCATATTAACTAAAACCGCTAGATAAATTGCGCCTGCTCCTATAGCAAGACCAAACCCACCAATCACAGCTCCCTTTTTCAAAGTTTTTTGGTCATCTGTCTCTTTTCCAAGGGGTGCTAAAATAGCTACAGCCATAACCAGATTATAGGAGACATACAAGATTGCTGCTATTGACCAAAATGGGACTGGGGGGATACCCAAATTGGTAGTAGTTAGGTTATTAAAATCAAAGCCTGTGCTATAAATCGTTAAAAAAGCTATAACAAATACTGCAATAAGCAAAAAAGGAGTAACAATACTAATAGCATTAATAACACCAGATATGCCAAGCAATACTGTTAACAAAGCAACAATCATCAAAAAGCCACTTCCCAATAATTCTGGTAATCCAAGTTGCTCTTGAAGCAGAGCCCCTGCGCCTGCGGCCATTACTGTAACCGCACCAAAAAGAAAAAAGGTTATTACATAATCAATAATGGTCCCCAGAAACTTGCCCCCTATGTACCTAATCACAGGTAAATGAGATTCTGCTCTCAGCTTTCTGCCCAACTTCAATATTAAATACCCATAAAATGAAAATAACAATCCTGAAACAATTATACCTATAATTCCAAAGGCTCCAAAAAAGCCAAAGAACTGTAATATCTCTTGGCCTGAAGCAAAACCTGCCCCAACTACAGTTCCAATGTAAGCTGCTGCAACTTTTAATGTACTGATCTTTGGTTTAGACATACTTCACTCCTCAATACATAGCTGTCTAAACCTATCTTTTTCTTTAATAAAATATTATATAACAAGATTTCTTTTCCAATTGATTTTTCCTTAGGAAGTACTTATCAAGCACTAAAAAAGAAACAGATCAACGTCTGTTTCTTTTTTATCTACTTATATAATTCTTGGCTAATTTTTTCACTTACAGATTGCATCAAATTATTAAATGTCTCTTGACTTTTAAAAAGCCTACTAAGGGTTTCATTTTGACCTGCAGCCACATGGAGTGCTTTCATTTCTTCCACCTTGGCATTATCAACAGGCTGCCCCTCCGCCTGCGCTTTCTGAATACCGTCCTGAAGTTCCTGAACCTTTGTTATGAGATCTTGTGCAGCCACATCGAGCTTTAACCTAGCATGGGCTGAGTTAAGGTCCTTATACTCATCTGTTTCTTTTACTGCTTCAGCTAATTCTTTAGATTTTACATCGATACTCATGCTTATTCACCTCCTGGTCTAATACTAATACTTCCTTCTATATAGTGTCATGAATTCCTTTAAATAATTTAAACTTATTAGCCCTTTAGCATACTCTTAAGATGTACTATTCCTTAGAATACTATACAAATCAGCAAGCGACGGCTTTCTTAAAGTGTTCAAAGTCGCCTTTGTGTTTTCTGCTTTTTTGACATAGAGAAGTATTTCATCATTTGATAATTCTACTTTTTTAATAAGCTGATTGATTACTGTAGAAAACTTATAGAGTGTATCAAAACCCATTGCATTTAATGCCAATTTAACCATGTCTGGATATGAAGAATTGAGATATTCCAAGTATTGAACCATCAACAGACCATTTGCTCTTCCATGATGAATACCCTTATAATATGTAAGAGAGTAGCCAAGCGAATGAACTAAAGTCGTTCCAGTCTGGGCTATAGCAATGCCCGCAATCATAGATGCATATAGAAGTTTCTCTCTGATTTCCAAATTAAAATTTCCTTTTATTAAGGCATCCCAGCACTTTGCAAAAGCCTCTAAACCCTGTACTACCATAAATTGACTCATAGGGCTAGCTTTTATAGTAAAAAACGACTCTAGTAAGTGGGATAAAGCATCAATAGCCGTATTAATAGTTAAATCATTAGACATGGTTTCTGTATACTTAGGATCAAGAAGCGCAACTTTTGGAAACAAATCATCTGAAGCGAAACTCATTTTTGTTTCTTGATCTGTAACTGTTAGAACGGAATATGGTGTAACTTCGCTTCCTGTACCAGCAGTTGTAGGAATAGCAATTATTGGAAGGGGCTTTTTGGTGTAAGTTTTAGGGTCATAAAGCTCTTTTGGAGTAATCCTATTCACACCTAAAACTGCAACTGCTTTTGCAGCGTCTAAAGGTGATCCACCACCTATTGCAATTACATAATCCACGTTGCCGTCCCTAGCCATCTTTCCACCCTGTTCAACATTTTTAAGGGTGGGATTCTCTTCAACCTCATCCCAAATTATTGGGTTTTTATTTTGTAAGGCGCTTATAACATCCCTTTGTGAACCATTAGCTTTAGCTGAATTGTTCCCAGTAACCAAAATTGGATTTGAACCAAATTCTTTAAATAAATCCTTATTATTACTAACAACATCCTTGCCAAATATTATTTTGGTTGGCATTCTATACTCAAAGTTCATAGTGAGACCTCCCTGTTTTAGAATTCAAACTACACTCTCTTCCTTTCAGATTATCAAATATTGGCCACGATAAAAATTATACTGTAACTAGCAGGAGGTTGCAACTTGGGAGGACCCAACATTAAAAGCCCTCCTACAACCGAAGGGCTTTTAGATAGAACCATTAATTATATTTTAACCTTAGAATGGTAGTGCAAAGAAGTTGCCACTAAAGAAGACATAAGCTGCAATCAATGTTAGAACAAGGTTAAATGTTTGACCAACAATGTATAGGTTTAATGGCTTACCACCCTTAACAAGCTTAGCCATATCACCAAAGTTAGATTCAAGTCCAATACTCACAAAGGCTAATGTAAAGAAAAACTTTCTATATCCATTAACCACACCTAGAGTATCCTTTACAAGTGCGTCTGGTAAGAAGAAGGAGAAAATTATTGAAGCACCAATGAAACCAAGTATGAACTTAGGCATACGGAACCAGATTTCAGATGCCCCAACATTAGCTTCAGATACCGATTTTCCTTCATATCTAACTACCCAGAATACTGCTATAACGAAAGCAGAAAGTCCAATCATTATGTTCTGAATCATTTTAATAACAGAGGCAATTTCCATTGCTTCTTCACCTAGCATAGTTCCAGCTGCAACAACCGCACCAGTTGCGTCAATTGTACCACCCATCCAAGCTGCTCCTACATATGGATCCATACCAATTGCCACTACTAAAGCAGGCATAGCAACCATCATAATAACTGTGAATATCAAGGAAATACCAATTGCTAATGATATTTCTTCTTTTTTAGCTTTTGCTGCAGTACCAGCAGCAATTGCCGCGGATACACCACAGACGGAAGTTGCGGCTGCAATAGTAATCGCTAAACCTCTATTCTCCTGCATTTTAAGATAGCTTTGAGAATACCAATACATGAAAATAATTACAAC
Coding sequences within:
- a CDS encoding aspartate aminotransferase produces the protein MKRFLADRISGLGTESAFEVLARARKIESQGVKVIHMEIGEPDFSSPARVIGSAAKALHQGQTKYCAAGGLAAVQEVIADYSGKLRNIKFEPSEVVIVPGAKPILSYTMMACVNPGDEVIYPNPGFPIYESLIRFCGGIPVPLPIEEIGDNFSIDVDKLAKLITPKTKMLILNSPHNPTGGILTNKELSEIAKLCIKNDLLVLSDEVYSKIYYDEAPTSIGSFPGMKERTVIVDGFSKTFSMTGWRLGYGLMPQELAQHISRLIINSNSCTAPFVQIAGAEAILNCQDETTKMVQEFAKRREILINGLNTIPGLYCHKPKGAFYAFPNITGTGNTSTKLAHDLLEKAGVAVLDGASFGEYGKNYLRLSYATSVDNIYAALNRIDLFLNNRKLSMM